Part of the Kitasatospora sp. NBC_01266 genome, TTGCCCCGCACCGCGAGGTTCGCGTACCGGAAGTCACCCCCGTCGACTTCCGGGTCCAGGACCTCCAGCGCGAGCGCGGTGGCCAGGCGGTCGGCCCAGCCCCGGTAGCGGCCGTCCGGGCCCAGGTCGTCGCACATGCCCTCGGTGAACGAGTCACCGAGCGCGAGGTAGCTGGTGAAGCGCAGGGGGGCGGTCGTCTGGTCCATGGCCCGTCGATGCTACCCGTCCGTACCATGAGGCCATGACGAGGGATCAGCCACCGGCGCTCAGCATCGGCATGCTCGCCGAAGCCGCCGGGGTCAGCGTCAAGACCGTGCGCTACTACTCCGACCAGGGACTGCTCCCGGACACCGTCGAGCGCAGCTCGGGCGGCCACCGGCGGTACGGCGCGGACGCGCTGGAGGTGCTGCGCACGCTGCGCGGGCTGCGCGCGCTCGGACTGCCGCTGCCGCTCGCGGGGTCGGTGGTGCGCGGCGAGCTGACGCTCGACCAGGCGCTGGCCGGGCAGCGCGAGCAGGTGGACCGCCAGCTGACCGAGCTGCGCTGGCGGTCGGCCGCGCTGAGCGCCGCCGCCACTCCCGAGCACCTGGTGCTGCTCGGCGAGGCGCTCAAGGACGGGCCGGTCCGCGACAGCTTCGCCACCTTCTGGCGCCGGGCGCTGCCACTGCGGATCCCCGCCTCGCTGCGCACCGCGATCGTCGACGCGGCGCTGCCCGAGCTGCCCACCGACCCGACCCCGCGCCAGGCGCTCGCCTACGCCGAGCTACGCGCGCTGACCTGCGACCGGGCCCGCGCCGCCGAGGCGCGCTACCTCGAGCACAGCGGCTGCGACGCCACGCTGGTCTACCAGGGCGTCGGCGAGGCCTACGACCTCGCCCGCGCCGAGCTCGCCCGGGGCGCGGCCCCCGCGCCCGGGGACGCGGTGGACGCCTTCGTCTCCGTCTTCGCCCGCGCGGAGCGAAAAGTCGACAACACCGACTTCCGGCGCGAGTTGGCCGCACGCCCCTCGGGGCCGCAGGTCATGGTCCGCTACTGGTCCCTGTCCACCCTGCTCGACCCGCGCCCGAACATGGGCGCGGCGCACGAGTGGATCACCGCCGGCCTCAGCGACTGGGCCGCGCGGCTGTAGCCAGTACAGCTACGACCAGTACTCGGGGCCGTCCGAGCTTCCCTCTCGAACGGCCCCGAGCATCCGTGGGCACCCCAAGACCTTTCGGTCTAGGACGCCGGTTCGAGGGCCGCGCCGGTCACCCAGTGCCCGCGCACCGCGTCGGTCGGCCGCTGCTCACCGAGCGCCGGCAGCCCCCAGACGCCCAGCGCCGCGACCACGGCGCGCAGTTCGGCGCCGCGCTCGGTCAGCTCGTAGACCGTGCCGTTGGCCGGCCGCTCCAGCCGGCGGCGCAGCAGCACGCCCTCGCCCTCCAGCTGCTTGAGCCGGGCGGCCAGGATGTCCGTGCTGACCCCGGGCAGGTCGGCGTGCAGGTCCGTGTACCGGCGCGGGCCGTCGAGCAGCTCACGGACGATCAGGAGGCTCCAGCGCTCCCCCACCGCGTCCAGGGCGCGGGCGACGGCGCAGTACTGGTCGTAGCTTCGGCGTGACATGCCATCAGCATAGCCAAAAGGTTGGACTTTCCAAGTGCCTACTTGGTAGAACAAAGTAATCCAGTCGGTGAGGCCGGGAGGCAGCAGTGGAGTTTCGGCAGTCCAGCAAGCTCGCGGGCGTGTGCTACGAGATCCGCGGCCCGGTGGTCGACCAGGCCAACGCCCTGGAGGAGGCCGGGCACAGCGTGCTGCGGCTGAACACCGGCAACCCGGCGACGTTCGGCTTCGAGGCGCCCGAGGAGATCCTGCAGGACATCATCCGCAACCTGCCGAACGCGCACGGCTACAGCGACTCGCGCGGGATCCTGCCGGCCCGCCGCGCGGTGGTGCAGTACTACCAGCAGCGCGGGGTGACCGGG contains:
- a CDS encoding helix-turn-helix domain-containing protein; the encoded protein is MTRDQPPALSIGMLAEAAGVSVKTVRYYSDQGLLPDTVERSSGGHRRYGADALEVLRTLRGLRALGLPLPLAGSVVRGELTLDQALAGQREQVDRQLTELRWRSAALSAAATPEHLVLLGEALKDGPVRDSFATFWRRALPLRIPASLRTAIVDAALPELPTDPTPRQALAYAELRALTCDRARAAEARYLEHSGCDATLVYQGVGEAYDLARAELARGAAPAPGDAVDAFVSVFARAERKVDNTDFRRELAARPSGPQVMVRYWSLSTLLDPRPNMGAAHEWITAGLSDWAARL
- a CDS encoding winged helix-turn-helix transcriptional regulator, producing the protein MSRRSYDQYCAVARALDAVGERWSLLIVRELLDGPRRYTDLHADLPGVSTDILAARLKQLEGEGVLLRRRLERPANGTVYELTERGAELRAVVAALGVWGLPALGEQRPTDAVRGHWVTGAALEPAS